A single window of Flavobacterium sp. 140616W15 DNA harbors:
- a CDS encoding T9SS type A sorting domain-containing protein, with protein MEKKFLYVLVLLLMQSGFAQNKLLWQGYFSYNHIKDISDSPVAIYAATDNALFSKNTATNIIKTINTVDGLSGQTISSLYHSELFRKTLIGYENGLMTVVNEADGSILKVVDIINKQLPANLKKINHFVEHDGMVYVSCDFGIVQFNLKTLQFGDTYFIGDNGVQINVRQATIYNGFIYAATNSGIRKGSVTNANLVDYSQWAVVTGGNWSSIEANDTKLIAINTLGRVNSYDSVSGTFIGFISLPLPVKDMRVRNHNLFITTANTVYVYNNQMVLLRQINNSDVAKTKLSFTCATAVGDDIYIGTDENGLFVSALSGASFFENTMPMGPSRNDIFAINVTPTVLWAVYGNYNSSYNPYPLDSYGISKFNTTGWLNIPYEKVLQAKSMTRVIVNPNNENQVYASSFFSGLLKIENDIPSVLYNQSNSGLETLTFLGPGYIDVRINGTAFDKLGNLWVTNSLIRNGLKVLRTNGQWQTFPISTALIKAEDTSFGSMAIDKNSTKWIGTNKDGVIGFNESTNTVKKITQGLDTGNLPTPDARVVAVDAKDQLWIGTTRGLRVLSNVNNFRTENQLKANPIIIMDDGLAQELLYEQFITAIVVDGANNKWIGTADSGVFLVSPNGQETKYHFTINNSPLPSNQINDIGINSTTGEVYIATNKGMISYKGIATQANENLNNVYVYPNPVRPEFFGTVKIAGLLDKANIKITDIEGNLVYETTSEGGTIEWDTTAFGKYKVASGVYIIIVSAEDGGETKVKKIMIIR; from the coding sequence ATGGAAAAAAAGTTTCTTTACGTTTTGGTTTTGTTGCTAATGCAATCAGGTTTTGCACAAAATAAACTCTTATGGCAAGGGTATTTTTCTTATAATCATATTAAAGATATCTCAGATTCACCTGTAGCAATTTATGCAGCTACAGATAACGCATTGTTCTCTAAAAATACTGCGACAAATATTATTAAGACTATAAATACTGTAGATGGTCTTTCGGGACAAACAATTTCATCTTTATATCATAGTGAGTTATTTCGTAAAACACTTATTGGATATGAAAATGGATTGATGACAGTTGTCAATGAAGCTGATGGGAGTATCTTAAAAGTGGTTGATATCATTAATAAACAACTTCCTGCTAATCTTAAAAAAATCAATCATTTTGTTGAACATGATGGGATGGTTTATGTTTCGTGTGATTTTGGAATTGTTCAGTTTAATTTAAAAACATTGCAATTTGGAGACACTTATTTTATTGGAGATAATGGAGTGCAGATTAATGTGAGACAAGCTACAATCTATAATGGATTTATTTACGCTGCTACTAATAGTGGTATTAGGAAAGGCAGTGTTACAAATGCTAATTTAGTTGATTACAGCCAATGGGCTGTTGTTACAGGAGGTAATTGGTCAAGTATTGAAGCAAACGATACAAAACTTATTGCAATTAATACTTTGGGACGAGTTAATAGTTATGATTCAGTTTCGGGTACTTTTATTGGTTTTATATCGCTTCCATTACCAGTGAAAGATATGAGAGTTAGAAATCATAACTTGTTTATAACCACTGCAAATACAGTTTACGTATACAATAATCAAATGGTTTTATTGCGTCAAATAAATAATAGCGATGTTGCAAAAACAAAGTTAAGTTTTACTTGTGCAACTGCTGTAGGAGATGATATATACATTGGTACAGATGAAAATGGACTTTTTGTTTCTGCACTTTCTGGAGCATCGTTTTTTGAAAACACCATGCCAATGGGGCCATCACGAAATGATATCTTTGCTATTAATGTTACGCCAACTGTTCTTTGGGCAGTTTATGGAAATTATAATTCGTCTTATAATCCATATCCTTTAGATAGTTATGGAATTAGTAAATTCAATACTACTGGATGGCTGAATATTCCATACGAAAAAGTGCTTCAGGCTAAATCAATGACAAGAGTTATTGTTAATCCTAATAATGAGAATCAAGTATATGCAAGTTCGTTTTTTTCAGGATTATTGAAAATAGAAAATGATATCCCCTCAGTTTTATACAATCAATCGAATAGTGGATTGGAGACCCTTACATTTCTTGGACCTGGTTATATAGATGTTAGAATAAATGGAACTGCGTTTGATAAATTAGGGAATTTATGGGTAACCAATAGTTTGATTAGAAACGGATTGAAGGTTTTAAGAACCAATGGACAATGGCAAACTTTTCCTATCAGTACTGCACTTATTAAAGCAGAAGATACAAGCTTTGGGAGTATGGCTATTGATAAAAACAGTACAAAATGGATTGGAACAAATAAAGATGGTGTAATTGGTTTTAACGAAAGTACAAATACAGTTAAGAAAATTACACAAGGTTTAGATACAGGTAATTTGCCAACCCCAGATGCAAGAGTAGTTGCAGTAGATGCTAAAGATCAGCTTTGGATCGGTACAACAAGGGGGCTTCGTGTTTTGAGTAATGTAAATAACTTTCGTACAGAAAATCAATTAAAAGCCAATCCGATAATTATTATGGATGATGGTTTGGCTCAGGAATTACTTTATGAGCAATTTATTACTGCAATTGTTGTTGATGGGGCTAATAATAAATGGATAGGCACCGCTGATTCTGGAGTATTTTTAGTTTCGCCAAATGGACAAGAGACAAAGTATCATTTTACTATAAATAATTCGCCTTTGCCAAGCAATCAAATTAATGACATTGGGATAAATAGTACTACAGGAGAGGTGTATATTGCAACAAATAAAGGAATGATTTCTTATAAAGGAATTGCAACCCAAGCCAATGAAAATTTGAATAATGTGTATGTATATCCAAATCCTGTACGTCCAGAGTTTTTTGGAACAGTAAAAATTGCTGGATTACTCGATAAAGCCAATATTAAAATTACTGATATCGAAGGTAATTTAGTATATGAAACAACCTCCGAAGGGGGAACAATCGAGTGGGATACAACTGCTTTTGGAAAATACAAAGTAGCTTCTGGAGTATATATAATTATTGTTTCGGCAGAAGATGGTGGTGAAACTAAAGTAAAAAAAATAATGATTATAAGATAA
- the recO gene encoding DNA repair protein RecO, which produces MQVKTKAIVISAIKFQEKSLIAKCFTLSHGLKTYFVRDAFSTRKSSQKIAYFQPLTILEIEAVHKNKGTLENFKEIKIGTPFQTIHTDIVKSTIVMFVSEILHYSIQEEEKNESLFIFLETALFWLDQHDEITNFHLILMLETTKYLGFYPDVSDVDLPFFEMNEGVFTLFHGLGALTNHETTLFKKLIELKFDNDQKVFHVIERQLLLKILIDYYSFHLDGFKRPKSLEVLKEIFS; this is translated from the coding sequence TTGCAAGTAAAAACTAAAGCAATTGTTATCTCGGCAATAAAATTTCAGGAAAAAAGCTTGATTGCTAAGTGTTTTACGCTTTCTCATGGATTGAAAACTTATTTTGTTAGAGATGCTTTTTCTACTCGAAAATCTAGCCAAAAAATCGCCTATTTTCAGCCACTAACAATTCTTGAGATTGAGGCTGTACATAAAAATAAAGGCACATTAGAAAATTTTAAAGAAATAAAAATAGGAACACCTTTTCAAACCATACATACTGATATTGTCAAAAGTACGATCGTAATGTTTGTGTCGGAGATTTTACACTATTCTATTCAAGAAGAGGAAAAAAATGAATCCCTTTTTATTTTTTTAGAAACAGCATTGTTTTGGCTTGATCAGCATGATGAAATAACCAATTTTCATTTGATTCTGATGTTGGAAACTACTAAATATTTAGGCTTTTATCCCGATGTTTCGGATGTTGATTTGCCGTTTTTTGAAATGAATGAAGGTGTGTTTACTCTTTTTCATGGGCTGGGTGCGTTGACAAACCATGAAACAACACTGTTTAAGAAGCTTATAGAGCTAAAGTTTGATAACGATCAAAAAGTATTTCATGTCATTGAAAGACAATTGCTTTTAAAGATTTTGATAGATTATTATAGTTTTCATTTAGATGGTTTTAAGAGGCCTAAATCACTAGAAGTTTTGAAAGAAATATTCTCTTAA
- the ileS gene encoding isoleucine--tRNA ligase has product MSTKFTEYKGLDLPTVASEVLDFWKKENIFEKSVTTREGAVPFVFFEGPPSANGLPGIHHVMARAIKDIFCRYKTQKGFQVKRKAGWDTHGLPVELGTEKELGITKEDIGKTISIEEYNEACKKTVMRYTDVWNDLTEKMGYWVDMEDPYVTYKPKYMESVWWLLKQIYDKGLLYKGYTIQPYSPKAGTGLSSHEVNQPGAYRDVTDTTIVAQFKTLPETLPSFLQGFGDIHILAWTTTPWTLPSNTALTVGPKIDYVLVKTFNQYTFEPINVVLAKNLVGKQFGKGFFVSEKDADFDNVKEGDKKLPYKILAEAKGIDLVEIRYEQLLPYVLPYQNAENAFRVISGDFVTTEDGTGIVHTAPTFGADDAKVAKEAKPEVPPMLVLDETGTAVPLVDLQGKFTSHLGELAGKYVKNEYYDAGQAPERSVDVEIAIRLKEENKAFKVEKYVHSYPHSWRTDEPLLYYPLDSWFIKVTDVKDRMFDLNETINWKPKSTGEGRFGNWLKNANDWNLSRSRYWGIPLPIWRTEDKKEEILIGSVEELYNAIEKSIEAGFQTENPFKDFEIGNMSESNYDLIDLHKNVVDQITLVSASGQPMKRESDLIDVWFDSGAMPYAQWHYPFENKDKIDENKDFPADFIAEGVDQTRGWFYTLHAIGTLVFDKVAYKNVVSNGLVLDKNGIKMSKSKGNTIDPFKTIAEYGPDATRWYMIMNANPWDNLKFDLEGIAEVRRKFFGTLYNTYSFFSLYANIDGFKYAEAEIPLNERPEIDQWIISELNSLIKEVDTFYADYEPTKAARAISDFVQENLSNWYVRLCRRRFWKGEYAHDKIAAYQTLYTCLLTISKLSAPIAPFFMDKLYRDLTTSAQSENYDSVHLAEFPKYVENFVNKTLESKMQKAQTISSLVLSLRKKEMIKVRQPLQKVMIPVLDDNQRSEIEAVSELVKAEVNVKEIVLLDDASGVLVKQIKPNFKALGPRFGKDMGLISKEIQSFTAQQISQLDKEGSLDIVIAGKSVTLSLEDVEITSQDIEGWLVANSNGITVALDITITEELKNEGIARELVNRIQNIRKDSGFEVTDKIKVQIKRSGILENAILKNEGYIKSETLTDSLIFLDELESGIEIEFDDIKTMILISK; this is encoded by the coding sequence ATGAGCACAAAATTTACTGAATACAAAGGACTTGACTTACCAACTGTAGCGTCTGAAGTACTTGATTTTTGGAAGAAAGAAAATATATTTGAAAAGAGTGTAACAACTCGCGAAGGTGCTGTGCCTTTCGTATTTTTCGAAGGCCCGCCTTCGGCAAACGGATTGCCAGGAATTCACCACGTAATGGCACGTGCTATTAAAGATATTTTTTGCAGATATAAAACTCAAAAAGGATTTCAGGTAAAACGTAAGGCTGGATGGGATACTCATGGATTACCTGTAGAATTAGGTACTGAGAAAGAATTAGGTATTACTAAAGAAGATATTGGGAAAACAATTTCTATTGAAGAATATAACGAGGCGTGTAAAAAAACCGTAATGCGTTATACAGATGTATGGAATGACTTGACCGAAAAAATGGGATATTGGGTAGATATGGAAGATCCATATGTAACTTATAAACCAAAATATATGGAGTCTGTTTGGTGGCTTTTGAAACAAATCTACGATAAAGGATTGTTATACAAAGGATACACAATTCAGCCTTATTCTCCAAAAGCAGGAACAGGATTGTCTTCTCACGAAGTAAATCAGCCAGGAGCTTATAGAGATGTTACAGATACTACAATTGTAGCACAGTTTAAGACATTGCCAGAAACGTTGCCTTCGTTTTTACAAGGTTTTGGAGATATCCACATCTTAGCATGGACGACAACACCTTGGACATTACCATCAAATACAGCTTTAACAGTTGGGCCAAAAATCGATTATGTTTTAGTAAAAACTTTCAATCAATATACTTTTGAGCCAATCAATGTTGTTTTGGCTAAGAACTTGGTTGGAAAACAATTTGGAAAAGGATTTTTTGTTAGTGAAAAGGATGCAGATTTTGACAATGTAAAAGAAGGTGACAAAAAACTTCCATATAAAATTTTAGCGGAAGCGAAAGGAATTGATTTAGTTGAAATCCGTTACGAACAATTATTACCTTACGTATTGCCATATCAAAATGCTGAAAATGCATTTAGAGTAATTTCAGGGGATTTTGTAACTACCGAAGACGGAACAGGAATTGTACATACCGCTCCAACTTTTGGTGCTGATGATGCTAAGGTAGCAAAAGAAGCTAAACCTGAAGTACCGCCAATGTTGGTTCTTGACGAAACTGGAACTGCAGTTCCTTTGGTAGATTTACAAGGAAAGTTTACTTCGCATTTAGGAGAACTTGCCGGTAAATATGTGAAAAACGAATATTATGATGCGGGTCAGGCGCCAGAGCGTTCTGTAGATGTTGAGATCGCTATTCGATTAAAAGAAGAGAATAAAGCCTTTAAGGTAGAAAAATATGTACACAGTTATCCACACAGTTGGAGAACTGATGAGCCGTTATTATATTATCCACTAGACTCTTGGTTCATTAAAGTAACCGATGTAAAAGATAGAATGTTCGACCTGAATGAAACTATCAATTGGAAGCCTAAGTCTACTGGTGAAGGACGTTTTGGAAATTGGCTTAAAAATGCTAACGACTGGAATTTATCTCGTTCTAGATATTGGGGTATTCCGTTGCCGATTTGGAGAACAGAAGATAAAAAAGAAGAAATTCTTATTGGTTCTGTCGAAGAATTGTATAATGCGATCGAGAAATCTATCGAAGCAGGTTTTCAAACAGAAAATCCTTTTAAAGATTTTGAAATCGGTAATATGTCTGAATCTAATTATGATTTAATCGATTTGCATAAAAATGTAGTCGATCAAATAACTTTAGTTTCGGCTTCAGGCCAGCCAATGAAACGTGAAAGCGATTTAATAGATGTTTGGTTTGATTCTGGAGCAATGCCTTATGCACAATGGCATTATCCTTTTGAGAATAAAGATAAAATTGACGAGAATAAAGATTTTCCTGCTGATTTTATTGCAGAAGGTGTCGATCAGACTCGTGGATGGTTTTATACGCTTCATGCAATCGGAACTTTGGTTTTTGATAAAGTAGCTTATAAAAATGTGGTTTCAAATGGTTTGGTTTTAGACAAAAATGGAATAAAAATGTCTAAGAGTAAAGGAAATACTATTGACCCGTTTAAAACCATTGCAGAATACGGTCCAGATGCCACACGATGGTATATGATTATGAATGCAAATCCTTGGGATAACTTGAAATTTGATCTTGAGGGAATTGCTGAGGTTCGTCGTAAATTCTTCGGAACATTATACAATACCTATTCATTCTTTTCGTTGTATGCAAACATTGATGGGTTTAAATATGCTGAGGCAGAAATCCCGTTAAACGAAAGACCAGAAATTGATCAATGGATTATTTCTGAGTTGAATTCGCTTATCAAAGAAGTTGATACTTTTTATGCCGATTATGAGCCAACAAAAGCAGCTCGTGCAATATCAGACTTTGTACAGGAGAATTTAAGTAACTGGTATGTTCGTTTGTGTCGCCGTCGTTTCTGGAAAGGGGAGTATGCGCATGATAAAATAGCGGCATATCAAACACTTTATACTTGTTTGTTGACCATAAGTAAATTAAGTGCTCCAATAGCTCCGTTCTTTATGGATAAGCTTTACAGAGACTTAACAACTTCGGCACAGTCAGAAAATTATGACAGTGTACATTTGGCAGAGTTTCCAAAATACGTTGAAAACTTTGTTAATAAAACGTTAGAGAGCAAAATGCAGAAAGCACAAACGATCTCATCACTTGTATTGTCGCTTCGTAAGAAAGAGATGATTAAGGTACGTCAACCATTGCAAAAGGTAATGATACCAGTACTTGACGATAATCAACGTAGTGAAATTGAGGCAGTTTCTGAGCTTGTGAAGGCTGAGGTTAACGTGAAAGAAATCGTTCTTTTAGATGATGCTTCAGGGGTTTTGGTAAAACAAATTAAGCCTAATTTTAAGGCATTGGGGCCACGTTTCGGAAAGGATATGGGGTTGATTTCCAAAGAGATACAATCTTTTACTGCGCAACAAATCAGTCAGTTAGACAAGGAGGGTTCATTGGATATTGTTATTGCAGGAAAAAGTGTAACTTTATCATTAGAAGATGTCGAAATAACGTCGCAAGATATCGAAGGGTGGTTGGTTGCAAATTCAAACGGAATAACAGTTGCGCTTGATATTACAATCACGGAAGAATTGAAAAATGAGGGTATCGCAAGGGAATTGGTTAATAGAATTCAAAATATTCGTAAAGATTCTGGATTTGAAGTAACTGATAAAATAAAGGTACAAATAAAAAGAAGTGGTATATTAGAAAATGCTATTCTTAAAAATGAAGGCTATATTAAGTCTGAGACATTAACTGATAGCTTGATTTTCTTAGACGAATTAGAAAGCGGTATAGAAATTGAGTTTGATGATATTAAAACAATGATATTAATTTCAAAATAA
- a CDS encoding TraR/DksA C4-type zinc finger protein — protein MVDEITRYSDADLAEFKEIILGKIQKAQADLDLIKSAYMNDLNNGTDDTSPTFKAFEEGSETMSKEANSQLAIRQEKFIRDLKNALFRVENKTYGVCKVTGKLIGKERLKIVPHATMSIEAKNLQR, from the coding sequence ATGGTAGATGAAATTACAAGATACTCTGACGCTGATCTAGCGGAATTTAAAGAGATCATTTTGGGTAAAATACAAAAAGCGCAAGCTGATTTAGACTTGATTAAAAGTGCTTATATGAATGATTTAAATAATGGTACAGATGATACGTCTCCAACATTTAAAGCATTCGAAGAAGGAAGCGAAACGATGTCCAAAGAAGCAAACTCACAGTTAGCTATCAGACAAGAAAAGTTTATTCGAGATTTAAAGAATGCGTTATTCCGTGTAGAGAATAAAACATACGGTGTGTGTAAAGTAACAGGAAAATTAATCGGTAAAGAAAGATTAAAAATTGTTCCTCATGCTACTATGAGTATTGAAGCTAAAAATTTGCAACGATAA
- a CDS encoding roadblock/LC7 domain-containing protein, producing MNEITIILNEFLIQTKSSSALISGAKGKLITSLHLDYSDSVAAMSDAILSMSDKFLTDLAKGALKQLYLKTTDGGVVVMNKINNSHSVIVFSNDGSNLGLFLRNIDELATKLSSISLLK from the coding sequence ATGAATGAAATCACAATTATCCTAAATGAGTTTTTAATTCAGACGAAATCATCATCAGCCCTAATATCAGGTGCAAAAGGGAAATTAATAACCTCCCTGCACTTAGATTATAGTGATAGCGTTGCTGCAATGAGCGATGCTATCTTATCTATGAGCGACAAATTCCTAACCGACTTAGCCAAGGGAGCTTTAAAACAATTATACCTTAAAACTACCGATGGTGGTGTCGTAGTAATGAATAAAATAAACAATTCTCACAGTGTTATTGTTTTCTCTAATGACGGAAGCAACCTTGGATTGTTTTTACGAAATATTGATGAATTGGCTACTAAACTTAGCAGCATCAGCCTTTTAAAATAA
- a CDS encoding lipoprotein signal peptidase yields MSLRKAYLLIFIILLIDQVSKIYIKTNFVLSEEVEVFKWFKILFIENEGMAWGTKIPGEYGKLILTVFRIFAVFGIAYWLYDSIKKQSSTYLIVAISLIMAGAAGNIIDSVFYGVIFDDSYNNLATLFAPEHYGTLFHGKVVDMLYFPIWEGNLPTWLPIWGGEPFKFFNAIFNFADMAISTGVGILIVFNKKAFNKH; encoded by the coding sequence ATGTCACTACGAAAAGCGTATTTACTTATTTTCATTATTTTACTTATTGATCAGGTTTCTAAAATTTACATTAAAACAAACTTTGTTTTGAGTGAAGAGGTAGAAGTCTTTAAATGGTTTAAGATTCTTTTTATTGAAAATGAAGGAATGGCTTGGGGAACAAAAATTCCAGGTGAATACGGAAAATTGATTTTGACTGTGTTTAGGATTTTTGCAGTTTTCGGTATAGCGTATTGGCTGTACGATTCTATAAAAAAACAAAGTTCAACGTATTTAATTGTTGCTATTTCTTTGATTATGGCTGGAGCAGCAGGGAATATTATAGATTCAGTTTTTTATGGAGTGATTTTCGATGATAGTTATAATAACTTAGCTACATTGTTTGCTCCAGAACATTACGGAACATTGTTTCATGGTAAAGTGGTTGATATGTTATATTTTCCTATTTGGGAAGGGAATTTACCAACTTGGTTGCCAATATGGGGTGGAGAACCATTTAAATTTTTTAATGCAATTTTTAATTTTGCCGATATGGCGATTTCTACAGGAGTTGGGATTTTAATTGTCTTTAATAAAAAAGCATTTAACAAGCACTAA